The Candidatus Nanopelagicales bacterium nucleotide sequence GCCTCCTGGGTCTCAGCTCAAGCGGACGAAGCCGTACTGGCTGCGGCCGGAGACAAGGCAGTCGAGGAGTTCGTGGCGCCCGATCGACCCCATCTCGGCACCGTCGTCGATGCGAGCATCGAGGAGCTTGGCCCCGCTTTGCGCGTGTCACCCGGAAGTGCCCGCTACCGCCTCGGCGGAATGCGGCGTGTCGCCGCCCTGCCCCAGTTACAGGCGGCCGTTACCACGGGGCTGATGATCGGGTGGCATGCCCACATGCTTGCCACCGATCTACGTCACCTGTCCGATGACGACCGGGCCACTGTGGTCAACACACTGTTGGCTCGTCTTCGGAGTCGTCGCGCGACGGGGTTTCGTGAGTGGACGGTGACCGATCTGCGGGCACAGGCCAAACGCATCGCCGCCGGCCTCGACCTCGACCTGGCCACCCGGCGCAAGGAATGCCACCGTGACCGGGGAGTTCGGCTGCGGCTCCATGGTCAGGGTGCAGCCACACTGAGTGCTGACTTGGCCGACGATGTCGCCGCGCGAATCTTCCGTCGACTCACTGCGATCGCCCACGGACTCGATACCTCCTGCCATGGGGAGGGGACGTCCTGCGATGGGGAGGGGACCTCCTGCGATGGAGAGGGGTCCGATTCCTCCTATGACGGTGAGGAGGGCGCGAGAACCCTGGACCAGCGCCGTGCAGACGTGTTCACCGATCTGTTGCTGGCTTCTCCCGGGTCGCCAGGCCTCGACCGCGGAACTGGTACCGGGGCGCGGGATACTGCGGCTCTTGCGGATGTCAGGGCTCCCGGTGGTACTGCGGGTCCCACGAATGCTGCGGCCACCGGGGATACCACTGCTGCCACCGGGGATACCACTGCTGCCACCGGGGATACCACTGCTGCCACCGGGGAGACCACTGCTGCCACCGGGGATACCACTGCTGCCACCGGGGATACCACTGCTGCCACCGATGCCGTTGCCCCCGCATCCAACGCCACCCTGGCAGGTTCGGAGGTTGCGGTGATCATCGACATCGCGACGCTGCTGCGGTTGGCCGACCAACCGGGCGAGGTCGTTGGCAGTGGGCCGGTCCCCGCCGAGATCGCCCGTCAGTTGGCTGCTGATGCGCGGTGGCGGGCCTGGATCACCCGTGCGACCGCGACGGGAACCCAGGTGATCGCCACTAGCCCGGGCACCTATCGTCCAACCGCCGCTGTCGCCCGGTTGGTCCGGGCGCGGGAGCCGGAGTGTCGCATGCCCGGCTGCCGCAGCACGATCACCGACTTGGACCATGTGGTGCCCTTCCCTGACGGCCCGACAATCCCGTCGAACCTCGGGCCCTTGTGTCGCCGGCATCATCGCTTGAAGACCCACACGCGCTGGCGACAGCGGGCCCATTCCGGTAGTGGCCCGGATCCCGGGCCCGCGGACTCGCCGGACGAGGCCATCGGCTGGACCTGGACCACGCCCAGCGGTATCTCCCACACAGATGAACCCGAGCCACCGTTCGTCTGACCCGAGTCTCCGCTCATCTGATCCCGAGTCTCCGCTCACCTGATCCCGAGTCTCGCTGTTCCGCACGGTCCGCAGCTGGCCCTCGTGCGTGGTTGGAGTTCCCGCGAGTGTCGTTCGCTGCCTGCGGGCGAGCTTGGCTGAATAGCCTGTGGCTGTGACCACGAACTCGGAGCCTGGCGCGGCTGAGACTCCATGGCGGGGGATCTTCTTCCGTCATCCCCGCCTCGCCGTGTTCTTGCTGGCGTGGTCGGTCGGTGTGATCGATGCGTCGACGTTCGAACGATTTGGTGTCTTCACGTCGAACCAGGCCGGCAACCTGGTGATCATCACGACGACGTTGTTCTCGGATCCCGCAACCGCGCAGCTTCCGGCGCTGTCCCTGGCGGGGGCAGGCGTAGGGGCCGTGCTCGGCGCGTGGCTGGGAACCCGATTCGATCCGGATCAGGGACTGCGAGTGGTGGCGCCGATGACCTTGGCCACCGCGCTGCTGGTCGCGTCGTTCGGGCTGGACCTGCTGGAACTCAACACGGCCCTCATCCCGGTCATCAGCGCTGGACTGGCGTGTCTGGCGTCTGCGCTTCTCCTGTTGCCTGTGGTGGGAATGTGGATCACTGCGAACACAGGCCAGTTCCTGACCACCGTCTCGGGGCTCCTCGGCCCGCGCAAGAGGGGCGGATTCTGGCGGGGACTGCCGCCGAAGACGGTCAACGCCGCGACTCTGATCTCGGGCTTCATCCTGGGGGCTCTGTTCGTCGGAGCCCATCTGATGCCCACGCGGGCGATCCTGCCCGCGCTGGTACCGGCGTTCGTGGCCATCGGACTGGGCTACGCCGCAGTCTTCAAGCGCGCTCGGGCAAGCAGTCACAGTCACAGAGCCATTCCCAGTGGAGGAGACGATCGCAACCCAACGCAGGCGGCTGCCTCGCCGCCAGAGGCAGCTCAGCCAGGTTCTGCGTTCGAGTCCGGATCGCCTGAGCGGGGAGACGAGCAAGGAGACATGGACTCCTGACCAGAGCATCATCGGGCTGAACCCGGGTACTTTCGCTGTCATGGTCCACGATCCAGCCGTTCATCACATCACGTTGACTGTCACCGACCTCGATGCCAGTGAGGCTTGGTACCACGATGCCCTCGGTCAGGCAACGGCGATCCGGCGGACCGGCGACGGATGGGAGCGAGTCAGGATGCA carries:
- a CDS encoding DUF222 domain-containing protein, coding for MVVPYFELDPYLGGESVTPASATALCALPGMAMPKGAAERAFAQSVWRAARPAWTQDGWWGADLRPEVRALMLMRVGPDLQRHLTYLAAADRAGGHQRGECPVTHPAASAIERLGTPGSPCACQVVIVAAWAAVASWVSAQADEAVLAAAGDKAVEEFVAPDRPHLGTVVDASIEELGPALRVSPGSARYRLGGMRRVAALPQLQAAVTTGLMIGWHAHMLATDLRHLSDDDRATVVNTLLARLRSRRATGFREWTVTDLRAQAKRIAAGLDLDLATRRKECHRDRGVRLRLHGQGAATLSADLADDVAARIFRRLTAIAHGLDTSCHGEGTSCDGEGTSCDGEGSDSSYDGEEGARTLDQRRADVFTDLLLASPGSPGLDRGTGTGARDTAALADVRAPGGTAGPTNAAATGDTTAATGDTTAATGDTTAATGETTAATGDTTAATGDTTAATDAVAPASNATLAGSEVAVIIDIATLLRLADQPGEVVGSGPVPAEIARQLAADARWRAWITRATATGTQVIATSPGTYRPTAAVARLVRAREPECRMPGCRSTITDLDHVVPFPDGPTIPSNLGPLCRRHHRLKTHTRWRQRAHSGSGPDPGPADSPDEAIGWTWTTPSGISHTDEPEPPFV